One Vigna unguiculata cultivar IT97K-499-35 chromosome 11, ASM411807v1, whole genome shotgun sequence DNA window includes the following coding sequences:
- the LOC114168254 gene encoding arabinogalactan protein 23-like, whose amino-acid sequence MDMRKIAYAALIVAASISVVAATIEIPAPAPGPSSGASAAMPLVGSLVGASVLSFFALLH is encoded by the coding sequence ATGGACATGAGGAAGATCGCCTATGCTGCTCTCATTGTTGCTGCCTCCATCAGTGTCGTGGCAGCTACCATCGAGATTCCTGCCCCTGCCCCTGGACCTAGTAGTGGAGCCTCAGCTGCCATGCCGCTTGTTGGCTCCTTGGTCGGTGCCTCTGTCTTGTCTTTCTTTGCCTTATTACACTAA